One genomic region from Methanobrevibacter olleyae encodes:
- a CDS encoding DNA/RNA helicase domain-containing protein, producing MNNRFEAGGIGFGMVKNGKNTNYLKIKQQKNTYRRNTYRVLLTRGRDGFIVFIPN from the coding sequence ATGAATAATAGATTTGAAGCAGGGGGAATTGGATTTGGAATGGTGAAGAATGGGAAAAATACAAACTATTTGAAGATAAAACAGCAAAAAAATACATATAGAAGAAATACTTATAGAGTACTACTTACACGAGGTAGAGATGGATTTATAGTATTTATACCTAATTAG
- a CDS encoding helix-turn-helix domain-containing protein, producing the protein MGAYDYKKIIAKESSDVYLNETLFMDIFRSIRWADGVYCPKCKSFDVYKKGFLKKSDYKGKIRKYTCKKCNNNFNDFTNTFLENSKVPISIIEFILFHMDTMSVTDMANHVGCSRNTVYRIIKNIYKAIGNKHENLVLTNNGYLSEFKVDSKNRGV; encoded by the coding sequence ATGGGAGCATATGATTATAAAAAAATAATTGCAAAAGAATCCTCTGATGTTTATCTAAATGAAACATTATTTATGGATATTTTTAGATCTATCAGATGGGCTGATGGAGTATATTGTCCTAAATGTAAGTCTTTTGATGTGTATAAAAAAGGATTTCTTAAAAAATCTGATTACAAAGGTAAAATTAGAAAATACACCTGTAAAAAATGTAATAATAATTTTAATGACTTTACAAATACTTTCCTTGAGAATTCAAAAGTCCCAATAAGTATTATTGAATTTATATTATTCCATATGGATACTATGTCAGTAACCGATATGGCAAATCATGTAGGTTGTAGTAGAAACACGGTTTATAGGATAATTAAAAATATCTATAAAGCTATTGGAAATAAACATGAAAACCTTGTTTTGACTAATAATGGATATTTATCAGAATTCAAAGTTGATTCCAAAAATAGAGGTGTTTAA
- a CDS encoding transposase has translation MLCIKTYLNLTYREICEVIELSSEIRRILKIQKVPNYSTLKKFFKKLAPNIRGLNEVILNRFVTKY, from the coding sequence ATATTATGTATAAAAACTTATTTAAATTTAACTTACAGAGAAATTTGTGAAGTGATTGAACTTTCAAGTGAAATTCGTAGGATTTTAAAGATTCAGAAAGTTCCCAATTATTCAACTTTGAAAAAATTCTTTAAAAAGCTTGCACCAAATATTCGTGGTTTAAATGAAGTTATTTTAAATAGATTTGTCACTAAATATTAA
- a CDS encoding aldehyde dehydrogenase family protein yields the protein MKIPENPADKEYKLYINGQWKDASDGGKFDTFCPANGEKLSTCAEATKEDVDEAVKAANIAFEDWKLVDPIEKEEILLKIADIIDDNKDKLAMIETLDNGKPIRENRAIDMPFASDHFRYFAGAVRTEEGSAKMLNNNTLSLILREPIGVVGQIVPWNFPFLMAAWKLAPVLAAGCCTVFKPSSSTPLSVLEFAKLTEKVIPKGVFNVVTGKGSKSGQYILDHPGFRKLAFTGSTEIGCNVADSAACRLIPSTLELGGKSANIYFADCKWDIAIDGLQLGILFNQGQVCCAGSRVFVQEEIYDKFVKEAVDQFSKINVNMPWEEDTQMGSQIDERQVQKIEKCVQDGVNEGATIAVGGERYTEGSLSEGSFFKPTLLTNVTNDMKVAQEEIFGPVAVVIPFKDEKDVVEMANDNAYGLGGAVWTRDINRAIRVCNAIETGRMWVNTYNSIPAGAPFGGYKQSGIGRETHKVILEHYTQMKNIMINLSEEPSGFYPKK from the coding sequence ATGAAAATCCCAGAAAACCCTGCAGATAAAGAATATAAATTATATATCAATGGTCAATGGAAGGATGCATCTGATGGTGGAAAATTTGATACATTTTGTCCTGCAAATGGTGAAAAATTATCTACTTGTGCAGAAGCAACTAAAGAAGATGTAGATGAAGCTGTTAAAGCTGCTAATATTGCTTTTGAAGATTGGAAATTAGTTGATCCAATTGAAAAAGAAGAAATCTTACTTAAAATTGCAGATATCATTGATGATAACAAAGATAAATTAGCAATGATTGAAACTTTAGATAATGGTAAACCAATAAGAGAAAATAGAGCTATAGATATGCCATTTGCCTCAGATCATTTCCGTTACTTTGCTGGTGCTGTTCGTACTGAAGAAGGTTCTGCAAAAATGTTAAATAACAATACTTTAAGTTTAATCTTAAGAGAACCAATTGGTGTTGTTGGTCAAATTGTACCTTGGAATTTCCCATTTTTAATGGCAGCATGGAAATTAGCACCTGTACTTGCAGCAGGTTGTTGTACTGTATTTAAACCGTCAAGTTCAACTCCACTAAGTGTACTTGAATTTGCTAAATTAACTGAAAAAGTAATTCCTAAAGGCGTATTTAATGTTGTCACTGGTAAAGGTTCAAAATCAGGCCAATATATATTAGATCATCCTGGATTTAGAAAATTAGCATTTACTGGTTCAACTGAAATTGGTTGTAATGTTGCAGATTCAGCTGCATGTAGATTAATTCCATCAACTCTTGAATTAGGTGGTAAATCTGCAAATATATACTTTGCAGATTGTAAATGGGATATAGCAATTGATGGATTACAACTTGGTATTCTCTTTAACCAAGGCCAAGTATGTTGTGCAGGTTCTCGTGTATTTGTACAAGAGGAGATATATGATAAATTTGTTAAAGAAGCAGTAGATCAATTTAGCAAAATAAATGTTAATATGCCATGGGAAGAAGATACTCAAATGGGTTCCCAAATAGATGAAAGACAAGTTCAAAAAATTGAAAAATGTGTTCAAGATGGTGTAAATGAAGGTGCTACAATAGCTGTAGGTGGTGAAAGATATACTGAAGGTTCACTTTCAGAAGGAAGTTTCTTTAAACCAACTTTATTAACTAATGTTACTAACGATATGAAAGTTGCTCAAGAAGAAATATTTGGACCTGTTGCTGTTGTTATTCCATTTAAAGATGAAAAAGATGTTGTTGAAATGGCAAATGACAATGCCTATGGTTTAGGTGGAGCAGTTTGGACTCGTGATATTAACCGTGCTATACGTGTGTGTAATGCAATTGAAACTGGTCGTATGTGGGTAAATACTTATAATTCAATTCCTGCAGGTGCCCCATTTGGAGGTTATAAACAATCTGGTATTGGTCGTGAAACTCATAAAGTTATTTTAGAACATTATACTCAAATGAAAAACATCATGATCAATTTATCAGAAGAACCAAGCGGTTTCTATCCAAAAAAATAA
- a CDS encoding iron-containing alcohol dehydrogenase produces MDKTRFTVPRDIYVGENSLENLKDLEGKKAFVVIGGGSLKRFGFLDKAMDYLHEAGFETKLFEGVKSDPSVDTVMEGAKQMCEFEPDWIVAMGGGSPIDAAKAMWIFYEYPDLTFEEACVPFGLPKMRNKAKFCAIGSTSGTATEVTAFSVITDYNTGIKWPIADFEITPDVAIVDPQLPATMPKKLVAHTGMDALTHAIEAYTAATHQPFADAMALDAIRLVFENLKSSFDGDMDAREMMHYAQCEAGIAFSNGLLGIVHSMAHKTGAAFSTGHIPHGEANAIYLPYATRFNARKDPSRYAAIGRYLGWEGTDEELVEKLCNTVADFNKYLGIPHDLKEFGIKEDEFNEKVKEIAENAMGDACTAANPREMTEELFEKLLHNIYYGIDEIDF; encoded by the coding sequence ATGGATAAAACTAGATTTACAGTACCTAGAGATATATATGTAGGAGAAAATTCTTTAGAGAATTTAAAAGATTTAGAAGGTAAAAAAGCTTTTGTAGTTATCGGTGGTGGATCCCTTAAACGTTTTGGATTCCTTGATAAAGCAATGGACTATTTACATGAAGCAGGTTTTGAAACAAAATTATTTGAAGGTGTAAAATCTGATCCTTCTGTTGATACTGTAATGGAAGGTGCTAAACAAATGTGTGAATTTGAACCAGATTGGATTGTTGCTATGGGTGGTGGCTCTCCTATTGATGCAGCAAAAGCAATGTGGATTTTCTATGAATACCCTGATTTAACTTTTGAAGAAGCTTGTGTTCCATTTGGTTTACCAAAAATGAGGAATAAAGCAAAATTCTGTGCTATTGGTTCTACTAGTGGTACTGCTACTGAAGTAACTGCATTTTCTGTAATTACTGATTATAATACTGGTATAAAATGGCCTATAGCTGATTTTGAAATTACACCTGATGTTGCAATTGTTGATCCTCAATTACCTGCAACTATGCCTAAGAAATTAGTAGCTCATACTGGAATGGATGCATTAACTCATGCTATTGAAGCATATACTGCAGCAACTCACCAACCATTTGCTGATGCAATGGCTTTAGATGCAATTAGACTTGTATTTGAAAATTTAAAATCTTCATTTGATGGTGATATGGATGCAAGAGAAATGATGCATTATGCTCAATGTGAAGCAGGTATTGCATTTTCTAATGGATTATTAGGTATTGTTCATTCAATGGCACATAAAACTGGTGCAGCTTTTTCAACTGGTCATATTCCACATGGTGAAGCTAATGCTATTTATTTACCATATGCAACAAGATTTAATGCAAGGAAAGATCCTTCAAGATATGCAGCAATTGGTAGATATCTTGGTTGGGAAGGAACAGATGAAGAACTTGTTGAAAAATTATGTAATACTGTTGCAGACTTTAACAAATACTTAGGTATACCTCATGACTTAAAAGAATTTGGTATTAAAGAAGATGAATTTAATGAAAAAGTAAAAGAGATTGCAGAGAATGCTATGGGTGATGCTTGTACTGCTGCAAACCCTAGAGAAATGACAGAAGAATTGTTTGAAAAATTATTACACAATATTTACTATGGTATTGATGAAATTGATTTTTAA
- a CDS encoding AAA family ATPase: MSKLPWGNSKVLTDEEFFNREQEINNLKNLLSSTGENNAPDILLTGIRGVGKTVLLNRIKNIMDDDYLVIYMDFTISSVYQKNQMSVKGLLDYYFQEIISECRDKGLKSLDSQIKKFFKTNNFKLEKFLNINGIPIPLISTERDIEKYRDFVFKLAEDIYKENQDKIKGIIIIIDEFQVIKEIGDYLNSFLWNFRGYVTSQRNVAYVLSGSMSLQDNLISEIAGQNGAFGGRMLTININPFTKETANTYLKEKAPELNFTEEGFDRFYKCTSGIPSYINIFARQLDTSTTLNEEEVINAFDNNLSLILSHLINEWNRLTIKEKDIIITLIHEPLKRIEIARKLNVKSGSLSNKLNKLQNLGLIKFIDGKYEINEHLLKRWLKLEHEQKGIYPYRVI; encoded by the coding sequence ATGTCTAAATTACCATGGGGAAACAGCAAAGTCTTAACTGATGAAGAGTTTTTTAATAGAGAACAGGAAATAAATAATTTAAAAAATTTATTAAGCTCAACTGGAGAGAATAATGCTCCAGACATACTTTTAACAGGAATAAGAGGAGTGGGAAAAACAGTTTTACTAAATAGAATAAAGAACATCATGGATGATGATTATTTGGTAATATACATGGATTTTACAATATCTTCAGTATATCAAAAAAATCAAATGTCAGTTAAAGGACTACTTGACTATTATTTTCAAGAAATTATTAGTGAATGTAGGGATAAAGGATTGAAATCATTAGATAGTCAAATAAAGAAATTTTTTAAGACAAATAACTTTAAACTAGAGAAATTTTTAAACATTAATGGTATTCCCATACCTCTAATCAGCACTGAAAGAGACATAGAAAAATATAGGGATTTCGTATTTAAGCTAGCTGAAGATATCTATAAAGAAAACCAAGATAAAATAAAAGGAATCATTATAATCATCGATGAATTTCAAGTAATTAAAGAAATAGGAGATTATTTAAATTCTTTTTTATGGAACTTTAGAGGATATGTTACAAGTCAAAGAAATGTCGCCTATGTTTTAAGTGGATCTATGAGTCTGCAAGATAATTTAATATCTGAAATAGCAGGTCAAAATGGAGCATTCGGTGGCAGAATGTTAACAATAAATATCAATCCATTTACAAAAGAAACAGCAAATACTTATTTAAAAGAAAAAGCACCGGAATTAAATTTTACAGAGGAAGGATTTGATAGATTTTATAAATGCACCTCTGGAATACCTTCATATATTAATATTTTTGCAAGACAATTAGATACAAGTACCACCCTTAATGAAGAAGAGGTAATCAATGCATTTGATAATAATTTATCTTTAATACTAAGTCATTTGATTAATGAGTGGAATAGATTAACAATTAAAGAGAAAGACATAATCATTACTTTAATTCATGAGCCATTAAAAAGAATTGAAATAGCAAGAAAATTAAATGTTAAATCAGGCTCTTTAAGTAATAAACTTAATAAATTACAAAATTTAGGACTTATTAAATTTATCGATGGAAAATATGAAATAAATGAGCATTTATTAAAAAGATGGTTAAAATTAGAACATGAACAAAAGGGCATTTATCCCTATAGGGTTATTTAA
- a CDS encoding carboxypeptidase-like regulatory domain-containing protein — protein sequence MNARDLIIIAITIILLLSIGIFMLFNSSSSETTILTMTSSSNLNEGDSLILKLNDENGSAISNQKIEINLTDDKGIRENFTLKTNSSGECSLKDLIAGNFSLKAKYYGNKHYKPSTLSGEIHVNKKVVANTNDTAKKDYKSNYKVDDVINGWNPSEHEVSREDLGDGNQRIIYDDGYFRIVDSDGNILTYGY from the coding sequence ATGAACGCAAGGGATTTAATAATCATAGCTATAACAATAATCCTCCTTCTTTCAATTGGAATATTTATGCTTTTTAATTCAAGTAGCAGTGAAACTACAATACTTACTATGACAAGTAGTTCAAACCTAAATGAAGGAGATAGTTTAATATTAAAGCTCAATGATGAAAATGGATCTGCTATTTCTAATCAAAAGATTGAAATAAATTTAACTGATGATAAGGGAATTCGTGAGAATTTTACATTAAAAACCAATTCAAGTGGTGAATGTAGCTTAAAGGATCTAATAGCAGGTAACTTTAGTCTTAAAGCTAAATACTATGGAAACAAACACTATAAACCATCTACCCTTAGTGGAGAAATACATGTAAATAAGAAAGTAGTAGCTAATACAAATGATACTGCTAAAAAGGACTATAAAAGTAATTATAAAGTTGATGATGTAATTAATGGTTGGAATCCAAGTGAACATGAAGTTTCTCGTGAAGACCTTGGAGATGGAAACCAAAGGATAATATACGATGATGGCTACTTTAGAATCGTAGATAGTGATGGGAATATTTTAACTTATGGCTATTAA